From Bdellovibrio sp. KM01:
AACAAAACAGGTTCTGGCATCTGGCTTCATGCGATCCCCGACACTGTGCCATTGACTCGCGGTTCTCGTGGTTGTGTGGTTGTTCGTAACGAAGTTATCAAAAAACTTGCGGACTACGTTAAATTGAACGAAACACCGATCTTGATTTTCGACCATGTTAGCTATGTTCAAAAAGACGAGCACGAAAAGCGCCGTGTGGCTTTGAACAGCTTCATCGAAGGTTGGAGACAATCTTGGGAAGCTCAAGATATCGATAAGTATATGAGCTACTATGATGCTGACTTTAAAGCTCCCGGTTTTAACTTCACATCCTGGAAAGCTCACAAATCGAACTTGAAAAAACAGTACGAATTCATCAAAGTTCACCTTTCCCAACCTTATATCGTTGCTCACAACGAGCAATTGTTGGTGAAAACGCTGCAACGCTATGAATCTGACAAGCACATCGACTACGGTGTGAAAACGATCTATGCGGTGAAATCAGGCGACACTTATAAAATCATCCGTGAAGAATGGGCACCGTTTAATTCTAAAGCGGTGACTTCTGCGATCGCTCGCGAGAACTCCATGACAGCTCAAGCTGGCAACATCCAGCAAACTCAGTAATCTTAAGGGGCGATAAATGACGAAAAAATCGCCCTCTGCCGTTGCGACTTCGCACGTCCAAGACTTTCTTGCAGACTTAAAACTGCTTTCAAATCTGCCGACTTCCAAAAAATTTCAAAAGATCACCTTGGAAGAATATCCCTTAGATGCGCAGCTATTGCACTCAAGCGCCTTGTATCGCGCAAGTCGCGAAATGTATTTGGAATTGGGTGGAGCATTCGAAGCCAAGGTCTGTTCAACGATGCGCTCCCTGAGCGCTCAAGACTTGTTTGCTGATGTGATTCAATACTCCCCATCCTGGTCCGAGCTTTTGTGGTTCCGAGATCATTCTCAAGAACTCGCAGATCCTGACAAGGAATTGGAAGCCTTGGGCCGCTTTAATGAAATCTCCCTGTATCATGAACAAAACCACCGCGTGCTGTGGCGCCTGCTGCCACCGGCACCGAAAGATGCCACAGGATTTCGCCGCTATTTGAATTTTGCGGAAAGTTTAGTGGTCGTTTTAGATCTGGCTTTGGGTGACGAACTGGGCAAAAAGCTTTCTCCGATTTACGAAGATCTGAAAGTGATTTATCGCTCTGGTGGAGAGCACTCTTACCACACCAAAGACCTTGCAACATATCGCAAGTATTTGCTGGCGATGGTGGGTGCAACTTACTGCACGCTTGAACTGGTCAACCCCGAGGACATCGTCAAAGTGGTCGACTATGTATTTCCAGGTCAAAAGAAAATGAACAAGGATGCCACAGAACGCAGCTTGGAAATCAATGAGCTGTTCACTCGCGTGACCAATCCACAGTGGCAGGAACGTTACTGGCAGGAAGCACAAAAGAAACTTGCAAAAATTCACAAGCCTTCCAAAGAAGG
This genomic window contains:
- a CDS encoding murein L,D-transpeptidase family protein, which translates into the protein MKAESVSSAPSQLEATDLLPAPLLQISETEAFSKFVFLVDKEKRKLSVFERNGEQIKKVEEFPADIGKNGGNKTKRDDARTPEGIYFLEKRLTQPEIPFNLYGGLAFTTNYPNLFDKRENKTGSGIWLHAIPDTVPLTRGSRGCVVVRNEVIKKLADYVKLNETPILIFDHVSYVQKDEHEKRRVALNSFIEGWRQSWEAQDIDKYMSYYDADFKAPGFNFTSWKAHKSNLKKQYEFIKVHLSQPYIVAHNEQLLVKTLQRYESDKHIDYGVKTIYAVKSGDTYKIIREEWAPFNSKAVTSAIARENSMTAQAGNIQQTQ